The Arthrobacter oryzae DNA window GCCGAGACGTAACTGTTTTCGATCGGTTTTCGCACGGTATACAGAATTATAACTCGCGCAACGTTCGCCAGCGGGTCGGAGATTTTCTGAACGTTGACGACCTACGGAACGCAGTCAAAGGACAGGATGAAGTTTTCCATTTCCTATCTGTGACCACACCTGCCACAGCCCATAGCGACCCCCTTCTAGATATTAGGGTAAACACCGGCCAGTCAGTCGAGCTGTTCTCAGCCTGTGCTAGCGCTGGTGTCGGAATGCTCTACTTCGCCTCCACAGGGGGGGCCATATATGGCGAAAACTCCGCTCCTAAGGTCAGTGAGCATAATCCAACTAGCCCCAAGTCTCCGTATGCAATTTCTAAATTGTCCCTTGAACATTATTTGGAGTATTTCCGCCTGACTAGAGATCTTGATTATAGGATTTTTCGTATCTCAAATCCCTACGGGCCCCGCCAAAACCCCATAAAACCTCAAGGTTTGATCCCGATTGTTTTAAGGCAGATCTTAGAGGGTAACCCTATCCAAAAGTTCGGCGACGGATCGATGATCCGCGACTATATATACGTCAGCGACCTGGTTGACATGATCTCAACGACACTCAACGTGCCGAGCAACCACCGAGTCTATAACGTCGGCAGCGGCGTCGGTAAATCGATAAACGAGGTTCTTGCTACCGTTCGCCAGGTTACAGGTAGCGATCTTTCAATCGAATATCGACCAAGTCCACCAACTTACGTCCGTCGCGTGGTGTTAGACACGACACGTTTTCACAGCGACTTCGGCGCCTTCCAAGCGATCTCTCTCGACGAAGGTGTGGCTCGCACATGGCAATCCATCAGAGAAAGCGCAAAGGCCCGATGAAGAACCACAAGTAAAGATAGACGAGATAATGTGAGCCGGGCCCCGAACAATGCCGGGGTTAGATTCACGCCAACCTAAGCCTCTGACCCAATATTTAAAGGACAGCTTTGACCAACAGTTTACAGAATTCATTCGCCGGCTACAGTAAAGTATTTGCATACTACCCTCGGGGTGAACGAACAGGTGGACCGGAAGCGCTGCATCAGCTAATAAGTGGCCTCCGGAAACTCGGCCAGGAAGCATACCTCGTTCCGCTTCCAGGCACTGAGGACAAGCCGCGTGTAGCAGAGTACGAGTTGTATGATGCCCCGGAATCTTCGCGCATCGACGACTTACCTAGGGCCGCCGTCGTAGTTCCGGAAGTCGCTTACACGATGCTTTCGGGCGTGCACAACGCCCGAAAGTTCTGCTGGTGGTTGAGTATTGACAACTCTCCTATATTCCGAAGGGAACGGTTACGCCTCGAAATGAAAGAATATGGATTGGGTACCAGGCTCCAGCTTATTGAGAATGACCTGCGTAAACATGCCAGCTCAATTCAACGTACATTATCAGGCAAACGCAGGTTGCTCCGAGATGTGGAGCATCTGGTTCAATCCCAGTATGCTTGGTCATACCTTTACTCACGCATGGACATAGTGGCAAGCATGGTTTCCGATTTCACGCCCCTCAATATTATCTGCGATAATCCGGCTTTGACTAGTGCTAGAGGTCTGACCGTTGTGTTCAACCCAAAGAAGTCCGCCGAGTTAACTAGGCGAGTGGCGGTAGCATATCCGAGAGCATCATTCCGCCCGCTCGTCAACATGTCGCGCTGCGAAGTGATGAATGCACTCGAGAGTAGCGCTGTCTACCTCGACCTCGGGAGCCACCCTGG harbors:
- a CDS encoding NAD-dependent epimerase/dehydratase family protein is translated as MTRSLVIGGNGFIGSHLADKLTSMGRDVTVFDRFSHGIQNYNSRNVRQRVGDFLNVDDLRNAVKGQDEVFHFLSVTTPATAHSDPLLDIRVNTGQSVELFSACASAGVGMLYFASTGGAIYGENSAPKVSEHNPTSPKSPYAISKLSLEHYLEYFRLTRDLDYRIFRISNPYGPRQNPIKPQGLIPIVLRQILEGNPIQKFGDGSMIRDYIYVSDLVDMISTTLNVPSNHRVYNVGSGVGKSINEVLATVRQVTGSDLSIEYRPSPPTYVRRVVLDTTRFHSDFGAFQAISLDEGVARTWQSIRESAKAR